Proteins encoded together in one Salvelinus fontinalis isolate EN_2023a chromosome 6, ASM2944872v1, whole genome shotgun sequence window:
- the LOC129857106 gene encoding SH2 domain-containing adapter protein E-like: MAKWFSSAINLKNGTERVRSASESGTQPRTRHGLTPGTSLKGNRVKESAGGMGSILTGRNRKNSAIELGRNGSGTGGNSFKDGKIWDSLIPGKSRKNSKLEVGASEEHRPTRTSSLAHACISRMIKVDKQDKGPKHSGTGEQVGSENERGKVDIKTTMLIILEDYADPFDAEKTREQREAEREGENDGYMEPYDAQVIITGIRRRGSKDLLKVCVLLPKGDGEGGKPAPPHIYDTPYEGLLETDGEAGGVWIPVTRPESDPRPPGEYELPWEWRKEDIVRALTAQFKKGISSLPPKEEPPPPIRQQTLSHQQTLRQKTWNKKVLVPSPSSPTSPILKLSPPSPLSHSSPPSPTSHSSPTPKLAPSSSPPSTTSTPNVETAKVDPTLPLEKQSWYHGSVSRQQAEAQLQRCRDASFLVRDSESGTSKYSIALKTSQCCVHIIVAQTKGSKGLGYTLDQSSCVFNSIPEVVHHYCTHRLPFTGAEHMTLQHPVPRPH, from the exons ATGGCAAAGTGGTTTAGTTCCGCCATCAATCTGAAGAACGGGACCGAACGGGTCCGCTCTGCTTCGGAGTCCGGCACTCAACCCCGGACCAGACACGGGTTAACACCGGGGACCAGTCTGAAGGGGAACCGGGTCAAGGAAAGTGCTGGAGGGATGGGCTCTATACTGACCGGAAGAAACCGGAAAAACTCGGCCATCGAACTGGGTCGGAACGGCTCGGGTACTGGCGGGAACTCGTTTAAGGACGGTAAGATCTGGGACAGTCTCATCCCTGGGAAGAGTAGGAAGAATTCCAAGCTCGAGGTGGGGGCATCTGAAGAGCATCGGCCCACCAGGACATCCAGTTTGGCGCATGCGTGCATCAGCAGGATGATCAAGGTGGACAAACAGGACAAGGGTCCCAAACATAGCGGTACAGGTGAACAGGTGGGATCCGAAAACgagagggggaaggtggacaTCAAAACAACGATG CTGATTATTCTGGAGGACTATGCTGACCCGTTTGACGCAGAGAAAacgagggagcagagggaggcggagagggagggagagaacgatGGATACATGGAGCCCTATGACGCCCAGGTTATCATCACAG GTATTCGTAGGCGGGGCTCCAAGGACCTGCTGAAGGTGTGTGTGCTGCTTCCCAagggagatggagaagggggCAAGCCCGCACCCCCCCACATCTACGACACTCCCTACGAGGGGCTGCTGGAGACGGATGGGGAGGCAGGAGGGGTGTGGATCCCTGTGACACGGCCGGAGTCAGACCCTCGCCCCCCTGGAGAGTATGAACTACCCTGGGAGTGGAGGAAGGAGGACATCGTCAGAGCACTGACAG cccagttTAAGAAGGGAATTAGCAGTTTGCCCCCTAAAGAGGAACCTCCTCCACCCATCAGACAGCAGACTCTCAGTCATCAGCAGACCCTCAGACAGAAGACATGGAACAAGAAAGTCCtcgtcccctctccctcctcccctacttCCCCCATTCTCaaactctctcctccctcacctctctctcattcctctcccccctctcccacctctcacTCTTCTCCCACTCCTAAACTTGCcccatcctcttctcctccctccaccacctccacaccCAACGTAGAGACAGCCAAAGTGGACCCCACCCTGCCCCTGGAGAAACAGAg ctgGTACCATGGCAGTGTGAGTCGCCAGCAGGCAGAGGCTCAGCTCCAGCGCTGCAGGGATGCCAGCTTCCTGGTTAGAGACAGCGAATCAGGGACTAGCAAATACTCCATCGCGCTcaa gaccaGTCAGTGTTGTGTCCATATCATCGTGGCCCAGACTAAGGGCAGTAAGGGTCTGGGTTATACCCTGGACCAGAGTAGCTGTGTGTTCAACAGTATACCAGAGGTGGTGCATCACTACTGTACACACAGACTGCCCTTCACTGGAGCTGAACACATGACCCTGCAACACCCTGTTCCCAGGccacactga